One Vicia villosa cultivar HV-30 ecotype Madison, WI unplaced genomic scaffold, Vvil1.0 ctg.000418F_1_1, whole genome shotgun sequence DNA segment encodes these proteins:
- the LOC131628006 gene encoding defensin Lc-def, with protein MEKKAVAALSFLFLVLFVAQEIAVTEAKTCENLSDTFKGPCIPDGNCNKHCKEKEHLLSGRCRDDFRCWCTKNC; from the exons ATGGAGAAGAAAGCAGTAGCTGCCTTGTCCTTCCTCTTCCTCGTTCTCTTTGTTGCAC AAGAAATAGCGGTGACTGAAGCAAAAACTTGTGAGAATCTGTCTGACACATTCAAGGGACCATGCATCCCAGATGGTAACTGTAACAAGCATTGCAAGGAGAAAGAGCACTTACTTAGTGGCAGGTGCAGGGATGATTTTCGCTGTTGGTGCACTAAAAACTGTTAA